The DNA segment CACACAGCCATTAATACAAAGCTACCACTCACCACTCAATGTGATGGTCTTCTGTTCAGCTGTTACATCTTCATATCTCAGACAGGCTGCTTGCCATTGCTGGAGGACCAGGTCTTTGTACACTTTCAATGGCTGTGCTGCAGTGAGCCCCACAAACCGTCTCCTCCAATACCATTCCGTTATGAGGAGGTCTCTGAAGTACTTGCAAACTAGGGGGACACTCAGCACCAGGTCATTGCATGGGACCCAGGAGAGAATGGCGGACAATATCTCAGCGGGTAGGTCCAAGATATGCATCCCTCATAGAGACTATAATAGAGCTACAGAAACTTGAACAAAATTAAACTTCTTGGCAACGTGGTGTTCTAATTGGAGCACAAAATACTGTCCTTTGACCTTTAGCATTGtttgcatgtagatctaactTTCCAATTAACAATTCATTCTGTAATATTGAAAATATTAATTAGTATGGCATCTACTATTGATAATGACTCCATTGTTGATGGCCCTACTGTTGTCCCTGTGAGCGTACAACTGTCCTCTACACCTACTGGTCATATCGAGGATGCCTCTAGTCAACAGAGAGAGACGAATTTGCCAGAAATCAATGGAATTCAAGGATATACTAATCGCGTTAATCGCCCAAAGGTTGTCTGTAGCCCGAAAATCCACTACAGTGATTTCATCGTACATGTGGTGACCTGGAACATTGCAAGTACTGTACCATCCTCTGCCGACATTGAGAGCATGTTCCTGCCCCAGGAGAACATGATGATACATGACCTCTACAATGATACGGACATTATAGTGGTGGGTCTTCAGGAGGCGTATCAGAGTGTACAAGACGCCATGTCCTCCAACATACCGCTAGTCGGACGAGACCCTCTGGTTGACACATTCAGTGACTTCCTCTCCCAGAAAGGCTTCGCTCGATTGACCTCCGTTAGACTGCTCGGAATACTCAACATGGTGTTTATCAAACGCCCTCTTCTCTGCTACATTCGAAACTTGGAGACGTCCACATTCAAGACCGGCTTCAGTGGTATCCTAGGCAACAAGGGGGCGTCAAGTATTCGATTCACCCTGGGGGATCTAAATGTGTGTCTCACTAATTGCCACCTAATCCCCCACCCCGAGAACAACGCCCGGAGAGCGGGGGAGCTGAGGGATATATTAGAGAAGCAAGTGTTTCCGTATGTACAACCATCAGAGCTACTGGAACACGATGTTGTCATCTTGTTTGGTGATCTCAATTTCCGACTTGAAGGACAAGAGTTTCACGAAGTGGTGTCAACGCTCACTCACAATGGCTACAGTGGGTTGATAGAGAGAGACCAACTCATTAGGGAGCAGAAGAAAGGAAATCAAAGCCCCTGCCAATTATACACATTCATGGAGATGCCACTCGACTTCCAACCCTCGTACAAGTATGCACCTGGAACAGATCGCTATGACGATGGAGGGAAAGGTCGCGCTCCAGCATGGACTGATCGTGTTCTATGGCGAATACACGATCGAAGATTGCCTCAGATAACAGACTCAGAACCGAGGGCAATCATTCAGCCGCAGTACTATGGTATGAACATTCAACCCCGCATCAGTGACCACAAGGCAGTCAGCGCTGGACTGGTCTTATCTGTGGACATCTCTGGATTTATTCCGTTGGTAATATTCCGGCTCAACGAGTGGGTGATTGGATCTGAGGCTGTCATATCatttgatgtcattgcacacACAGAGGTATCGATGTTTGACTGGATTGGACTGTTTCCGTCTGATTTCTCGAGTATTGAGCGTGACTATGTGTACTATGTGTACTCCCCAGCGCGTGGTGGAGAGCCTCAGGATAAGATGTATCGCAAGGTAGTACCAACTGGACAAGTGCCTAGTAACCCTGGACGATATGTATTGGTGTACAAGAGTCATCAGTATAACTGTGTGCTGGGCATGAGCCCTGTGTTTAGGATAGTGTAGAGTTAGACATTCTGCAAAGCAGGTATCTTTTTTATTTATCACTTTTAACAGTTCTTCATACATTTTAAGTTTTTTGATGTCAATTCTTGAGTCGTTGCGTGATTTAATAATGACTGTGTGATGTTGGCAAACAGCCTGGGTACTTGGCATGCATTAGGAGGATGTCTATTGACCTAGTTTGGGTGGTGGTGGATGAGACAGCTTTTAGCTTAATGATTTAGAATGAATGGAATGTACCACAGGACATTAAGTGGTTAGTGAGAACACCACAGAGCTCAGAGTATACAACATCAAGAGTATCAACTAGCTTATACTAGCAAGCTATACAAGATGAGTAACGAGGAGGCTTCCATTGAAACAAGAGCATCAAAGTCTGGCATCAATGCTGACCAAGCCTTGAAGGTAGCTCAAGCTGTTACTATTGTGTTTGTGGCTACAATAATTGTTATGCTATTTAGCTGATAGAATAACAACATGCAGTCCATCAAATTTTATACCAAGTTTCTTTCTAATTGCTGTTATCCCTCCCCTTGCAGCGAGATGCTCATTACAACAAGGAAGACGAAGCTAAAGCGAGGTTCTGGATGGAGGCAGTGACTGGGGAGCCCATTGAGGGAGACTTCTTTGAGTTCCTGCGAGATGGCTCCTACTTGTGTAAACTACTCAACAGGTTACAGTCTGGTCTAGTAGCCATCAAGTTCGAGACTCCTACAACACAAAAGTTTAAAGCAGTGAGTGCCTGTCTGCAAAATATACCATATTCAGTATACCACAGGCAATCATGATCTAATGTGTTGTTTCTGCCACAGCTTGATGCTATTCAGAAGTTCCTGGATGGTTGCAGAGAGTATGGCATGAAACAAGATGACCTGTTTACAACGCTAGACCTATTTGAGGAAACAGATAGGAACATGGTGAGCAGTGTGGTGGGTGGTCTGTGTACAGCTGCTACCACTCTCTCTGATAATGAATCACCTCAAACCACAATTAGATTTGCAATTCATAACAAGGGCAGGCAATTGTCTGATGTTAATCATGAAAGACTGTGCAGGAAATGGTTATTATATAAGTATTGTGTAGAGAAATGTGTCAccatgcacacccacacactgacatgcacacccacacactgacatgcacacccacacactgacacacactGACATGCAGGTATTGTCTGGGATTATAGCCTTGGGCCGTACTGCTCGGAAGAATGATTTCGATGGTCCCATCCTCGGCCCCAAGGAGGCTGAGAGAAATGAGAGGGACTTCTCGTCTGAGGTGATTCAAGAGGGGAACAGAGTGACCAGTCTGCAGTACGGGTCCAACAAGGGAGCCTCCAGTGCTGGAATGACACCCTACGGTCTCAACAGGCAGGTCTACGACCCAGCTGTGTAATCATGTGACTGTGAACTTACTGTGAAACCAATCATGCATGCTTTCTTTATATTAAACATCGTAATTTAAAACACAATTTCTTTACAAAAGTGTAATATTATGTACCTGTAGTAGAAAAGTTGTACAGAAATTATTTCACATCTACACAGCTAAAAAAACCACGAACTCGCTATATCAAAATAAATGTCGTAATAGTTCAGTGCAGTTGTCGTATAATTACTCCAGCAGCTGGAacctcacacccactcacagtcGCCCACTCACAGTCGAGTAGGCATTGTTTTGTGAGAAAACGTAGTCACCTTTGACATTTTTGGAGGCTGGGATTTCATCATAAACGGCAGGGACGGTCTCGTAGGTAGCGGCTGCACTTTGACCCTGGTCAGTAAGGGAGATATCTTGAGTAACAGTCCTGTGTGTGGAGAGAACAGATGATAATACTCGTAGTAGTAGTTATGACAATAGCACTTTGTTCAGTGATTATTTCAACACAAACCACTTTAAACTAACTCACATTTTCCCTCCTCTCTTGTACCGGAGCACTAGGTAGGCCACCATCACTACACCAGTTACTATAGTCACCACTGCTACCAGGGCCACCGCTCCTCCCACCACAGCACCAGTGTTGTCACACTGACAGGGAGAGCTCTCATCAGTAGAGGCTGTAATGGATTGTGTGGACTGCATGGCACTTAACACAATGCATGCTGTGTCTATCCCTCCACTGGTAGGCACCACACAGCAGTAGACACCACCATGAGCAGTAGCAGTTCGACTCATCATCAGACTGACACTCATCTGACCTCTGCTAACATACAACGCTCCATCCTCCATAACAACAGAGCCATTAGGATAGTACCAATCTCCAGTGTTCCCACAGCAGCCAGCAAGGTCAGTATGACAGACGAGGCCACTTCTCTCTCCCAAGGAGGACAGGGAGATCTCAGAGAGCCCAGATAAGTAGTTGGTGGAGGAGAGGGACAAGTACACAGGGGGAGGGACTATATGGGGGACATGTAAAATACAGTAAATGCAAAATTGCTACTTACTCTGACAGGCCGGTGAGCTGCTCCAGTTGCCAGCACTCAAACATGTGATGGTTTCAGAGCCAATCAGAAGGTATCCAGTGTCACAAGTGTAGGTCGCCTCTCCTCCAATCATTGTGCTGGTTGGTTGTCCGGGAGATCCGTTGTTAATAGAGGAAGGAGGGCCACAGGAAACTGTAACCAAAGATATTTAGTATTTATGTAACTGTACTAAACGAACACAAGAATAACAGTATTTAAAGTCCATTCCACTCACtttgacaagttggaggtgaCCCAGCCCAGatccctccactcacacagaTCCTGGTAGTGAtacctccagtgagagtgtagccaaaGTTGCAAGAGTGCACGGCACTAGAGCCGAGAGGTCTGTTGTCAGGGGATCCAccactgtacataatcatccCATTGGCCAGTGAGGGTGTTAAGTCAGGGCAGTTAGCTGTATGGGAGACGAtacactcaacaaacaaacagtacaaagtccattccacttacgctgacaagttggagctgacccactccacaatCTATCACTCCTACAAGTCCTGGTGCtgtctccattgagagtgtagccagtgtcacaggtgtaggtggccacagtatCCACTGGTCTGCTGTCAGGGGATCCAGCACCATAGTCAACATTTTCGTTTGCCAGTGAGGGTAGGTCAGTGCAGGTTATCACTATGGGAACAGGTACACACTCAATGTACATATTATTACACATTCAGTCATTCCTTACTCTGACACACTGGAGCTGGTGTTGAGCTCCACTCTCCAttactcccacaagtcctcacTGACACTCCAACCAGAGTGTAGGGATTGAAGCAGCTGTAACTGGCTGTAGCACCCACTGGTCTGTTGTTAGTGGATCCACTAGCATAGGTTATGGCTCCATTAGAGATTTCCGAGAGATTATCAGAACATGTAGGTGCAACTGCAGGGGAGGGAGATATGAAAATACTATAATGCATGGAACTATAGGAGTGTTGGACAAGTAAACACTTGGAGAGGGTTTTCTACAGGTAAACTCGTGAAAGGGGGTGAATAACCAGCTAGTATATACTGGGGCTGACATATTGATCCGCTCACCCAGGTTAGCACAGAGGGTCATATCTCCTCCAgtagttggtacagtacaacagtaggacCCAGTTGGAGTGAGGGGGTTGTTAGCCTCTCTACGAGCCAGTCTGATGACCTGAGGTGCCCCCTTTAGAATGTAGAACTGCTGTCCAGCAGTCATTGAGCCAGCATTTTGCAGTACCACACTCCCATCAGGAAACGTCCACTGTCCTAGTGCTCCCATGCCATTGTTGTCACTACTTCTACAGCAGGTAGTgaggtcagtgtgacaggtgagAGAAGGGAGACCACCATCCTCTCCAATGGCAGTGATGAGGATCTCAGTATTGTCAGTAGTGATGCTAGGACCAGATCCCAGAGTCAGGTACACTGTTCAGTGATGCAAGGTTACTAATTTAGCTATACAACCAAGTTCATAGCTCATACTCCACTACTAGTATTACCTTGCTGCCCCCAGCATGTGGACACAACACACAGCAAAAGCAGCAGAAGCTGAACACCTTGAGTCTTCATTGTTTGCACTtggatagcctcgattccaggccgcattagctgcctggaatcgaggctacattttGCATGCATACACCACATCCATATTTTCGATCTTTACCCACATGTCTGACAAACaatttagcctcgattccaggacgctctcaattgagagtgagagaggggctgggatcgagttATTGTGATGTCCTATAGACTTTTAGTCTATACACCATGCatatgcacacccacacactgacagtgacaTGCAGGTATTGTCACATTTGTCTCTCAGCTAACAAAAGGATTCATGTGATACCCGGTAGGTAGTTCAGTTCAGTTATCGTCAGCTAGGCATTGTTCTGTGTGTAGATAATATGGTCACCTTAGACCACGCTGGAGGCTGGGATATCCTCGGTCTTGTAGGTAGCGGTTGCACTTTGACCCTGGTCAGGGAGCGGGTTATCTTGAGGAACAGTCCTGTGTGTGGAGAGAACATTACGATACTACTTTGTAAAAGCTGTTTTGTCATGATTATGTAGCTAACTAACACAAACCACTTTAAACTAACTCACATTTTCCCTCCTCTCTTGTACTGGAGCACTAGGTAGGTCACCATCACTACTGTCACTCCAATCACCACTACCTGGGCCAGCACTCCTGCCACCACTCCACCAACCACAGCACCAGTGTTGTCACTCTGAGGACGACCCACAGATACCCCTGTGAGTGCCAAAACAATAGTCCAGAGTAATTTTTGAATAATTAATATaggcactgtacatgtattgtgctatactattattattttactgCTGAAATTAAAATTACTTGTAATAGAGGGAGAGGTGGTGTCTCCAGGCACTGAAACACGGCATAATCATAATGGATGAGAACACAAGACCCAGGCCACACTTACCTAACTGCACACAGAAGGCTTAGATGACCCCAGTGTTGTCAGGAATCACACAGCAGTAGGGCGATGGAGTCTGAGTGCACCTGTATCtccaacactgtacagtagatCAGTGTTTGAATCAGTAATGTCTAGATTTCTTATAATAGCTGTTCCATTGGGTAGTAGCCAATCTCCGGAATTATCTTGTCCTGTACAGCAAATAGTTGAGTCAGTTCTGCAAGTCAATGCTGTCTCAAGTACGTGGTATCTCCGATGGTGTCTATGGCAACCTGTGAGTTCATAACAGCATGCATAGTTGGTGGTTCCATGGAGACGTAGACAGGAGGtactgtgggggtgggggattGTAACTCTGTTAGAGTTCATTGTACTAGCTTACATTGACAAGTGagagctgacccactccacaatCTGTCAGCTCTACACACTCTGGTAGCAGTGCTGGTAGTGGAGGGTATGTATCCATTCAAGCAGCTCTGTGTAGCCACTGTTCCCTCTACTTTGAGGCTGGAGTCTGAACTGGGAAGTCTGTAGCTGATCACTCCATTGGTACAGTGAGGTCAGGACAGATGGCTGCATGTAGGGGTTATACAATCTATACCAACCATCACAACTATACCTAAACAAACAAGATCTGATCCACCCCACGATCTGTCAGACAGACAAgctctagtacatgtagtgctGTTCCTGGAACGTGTGTATCCAGACATGCAGCTCTGTCCGGCCTGCCGGTGTACACCGGAGTAAGACGGCTGCTGTACATGATAACTCCATTGGCTGGCACAGGGAGGCTAGGACATGTCACTGTGGGAACAGACACAATCTACTGATCAACCATTACCACTAGTTTGTACAACGCATACCTACAGgttggagctgacccactccacattccatcactc comes from the Halichondria panicea chromosome 4, odHalPani1.1, whole genome shotgun sequence genome and includes:
- the LOC135334823 gene encoding inositol polyphosphate 5-phosphatase K-like, producing the protein MASTIDNDSIVDGPTVVPVSVQLSSTPTGHIEDASSQQRETNLPEINGIQGYTNRVNRPKVVCSPKIHYSDFIVHVVTWNIASTVPSSADIESMFLPQENMMIHDLYNDTDIIVVGLQEAYQSVQDAMSSNIPLVGRDPLVDTFSDFLSQKGFARLTSVRLLGILNMVFIKRPLLCYIRNLETSTFKTGFSGILGNKGASSIRFTLGDLNVCLTNCHLIPHPENNARRAGELRDILEKQVFPYVQPSELLEHDVVILFGDLNFRLEGQEFHEVVSTLTHNGYSGLIERDQLIREQKKGNQSPCQLYTFMEMPLDFQPSYKYAPGTDRYDDGGKGRAPAWTDRVLWRIHDRRLPQITDSEPRAIIQPQYYGMNIQPRISDHKAVSAGLVLSVDISGFIPLVIFRLNEWVIGSEAVISFDVIAHTEVSMFDWIGLFPSDFSSIERDYVYYVYSPARGGEPQDKMYRKVVPTGQVPSNPGRYVLVYKSHQYNCVLGMSPVFRIV
- the LOC135334848 gene encoding myophilin-like yields the protein MSNEEASIETRASKSGINADQALKRDAHYNKEDEAKARFWMEAVTGEPIEGDFFEFLRDGSYLCKLLNRLQSGLVAIKFETPTTQKFKALDAIQKFLDGCREYGMKQDDLFTTLDLFEETDRNMVLSGIIALGRTARKNDFDGPILGPKEAERNERDFSSEVIQEGNRVTSLQYGSNKGASSAGMTPYGLNRQVYDPAV